In Kutzneria kofuensis, the DNA window ACCTGACGGACCGGCACGCGGAAGGCATCGACATCCCGAGGCTGGCGAAGCGGACGGACGGCTACTCGGGCGCGGACCTGGCGCACGCCTGCGACGTGGCGGCGGAGAAGGCGCTGCTGGACTCGGTGCGCAACGGCCGGACCCGCATGATCGGGATGGCGGACCTGGAAGAGGCGCTGAAAGAGGTCAAGCCGTCGACGGGGCCGTGGTTCGCGGCGGCGCGCAACGTGGCGATGTTCGCGAACGAGGGCGGCGTGTACGACGAACTCCTCGCCTACCTGAAGAAGTACCGGCTGGCCTGAATGGACAGCATCGCCCGCGCCCGCACGCTGCTCGACCTCGGCCGCCACGAACAGGCCAAGGAAGAGCTGGCGAAGGCCATCGCGGACGACCCGGCCTCGACCGAGGCCTGGTGCCTGCTGTCCCAGTGCGAGCAGAAGTCGGGCGACCTGAACGGGATGCTGTACGCGGCGAGACAGGCGCTGGCGTCCACTCCGGACAGTGAGTGGGCGCACCGGCTGCAAGCGCTTGCGCTGCACAAGCTCGGCCGCCACGACGAGGCGATCCACGCGGCCCGGGAAGCCATCCGGCTGGCCCCGCACCAGTGGCAGCAGTACGTGGTGCTGGTGACGGCGATGATCCCACGGCTCGACCAGTACTACCTGGAGGCGGCGGGGGCGGCGGACCGGGCGGTGCAACTGGCGCCGCTGTACGCGGAGACGCACCTGACGCGCGGCATGCTCGCCGGCGCGAGGGGCAACCTCCCGGAGGCGGAGCGGAACTACCGCGAGGCGCTGCGGATCGACCCGGAAAACGCCGCCGCCCGCAACAACCTGGCGACGATCGAGCTGCGCGGCAACAACCTGAAGGCGGCGACGGCGGGCTTCGCCGCGGCGCTGGCGGAGAACCCGACGCTGCAGGTGGCCCGGGACAACATCGACATCATCTGCCGGCGCGTCCTCAGGGGCGCACGCCTGGCCGCGCAGACGGTTTTCATCGGCGCCGGCTTCATCACGATCGCGTACGAGGGCGGCCCGGCCTTTCCCGCGACGGTGGCCGGACTGCTGGCGATCCTCTGGCTGGTCATGGTGGCACGGCTGATCGGCCGCCTGGCCAAGCCGGTCCGGGCCCACCTGCGCAGCCTGATCCGCAACGACCGCCGCTACACCCCGACGGTTCTGTCCACAATGGTCTTCGTCGGCGCCGCACTGGCGGCCGCCTGGATGCCGATCTACGTGGTGACCGTCGGCATCCTGGCGACCATCGTCTACTTCGTCACCGACCGACTGCGGCGCGCAAGGACTCCTTGAGCGAACCGAGCGTGGCCAGCACGGCGGTGGGCTCGTAGCCGCAGTGCGCCATGCAGTTGGCGCAGCGCGGGTCCTTGCCCCGGCCGTAGGCGTCCCAGTCGGTCTCCTCGATGAGTTCCCGGTACGTCTTGGCGTACCCGTCGGACATCAGGTAGCACGGCTTCTGCCAGCCCAGCAGCGAGTAGGACGGAATGCCCCACGCGGTGCAGGAGAAGTCCACCTTGCCCTCGAGGAAGTCCAGGAACAGCGGGGAGTGGTTGAGGCGCCAGCGCTTGCGCCGCCCGTCGGCGAAGGCCTTGCGGAACAGCTCCCGGGTCTCCTGCACGCCGAGGAAGTGCTCCTGGTCGGGCGCCTTCTCGTAGGCGTACGCCGGCGAGATCATCATCTCGCTGACCTTGAGGTCGTCGTTGAGGTAGTCCAGCACCTCGATGACGGTCTGCGGCGTGTCGGTGTTGAAGAAGGTGGTGTTGGTGGTGACCCGGAACCCGCGCTTCTGCAGTTCCTTCACCGCCTCCACGGCCTCGTCGAACACGCCCTCCTTGTCCACCGAGGCGTCGTGGCGCTCGCGCAGCCCGTCGATGTGCACGGCGAACGCGAAGTACTTGGACGGCTTGAAGTCGAACTTGTCGATCCGCTTGCGCAGCAGCACCGCGTTGGTGCACAGGAACACGTACTTCTTGCGCTTGACCAGCTCGTTGACGATCTCGTCGATCTGCGGGTGCATCAGCGGCTCGCCGCCGGCGATCGAGACCATCGGGGCGCCGCACTCCTCGATGGCGTTGACCGCACGCTCGACCGGCATGCGCTGGCGCAGCAGGTCGTGCGGCTGCTGGATCTTGCCGCAGCCCGCGCATTTGAGGTTGCAGGCGAACAGCGGCTCCAGCTCCACGATGAGCGGGAACTTCTCGCGCCGGCGCAGCTTCTGCCCGAGCAGATAGCCGGCGATCCGCAGGCTCTGGTGCAACGGCATGTTCACTGTCGTACCTCTTTCACTTTCGTGTCCGCCCAGTGCCGCAGCACCGGGCCGATTGCGGCGAGCCGGCGCAGCGCCGTGATCCCGCCGCCGAGGGTCGCCGGTCCCAGCAGTGGCCGGGACGGCGTGTCGACGATCGCGCGCACCACGGCGTGCGGGCGATCGCCGGCGAGTGCGAGCACGCCGGCGGACTCCATGTCCACCGCCAGCGCACCGGTACGGGCGGCCAGCTCCGAGCGTTCGGCCGAGCCAACGACGTGGTCGCTGTCGGCGACGACACCGTGGTGCACGGTGAAACCGTTGCCACGCAACGACAACGCCAGCTCACGGTCATCGACGACGAGGTCGCCGGGGGCCAGCCCGTCGACGAGCGCCCCGGCGACACCGGCGACGACCAGCGCCGCGCCGGGCGGCAGCGCGAGCCGGGACGGGTGCCGGACACCCATCCCGACCGCGATCACCGGCACGCCGCGCAGCCCGCGCCGCAGCGCGAACCGCTCGATCCGCAGCGCGGTGGCGACGACGAGATCAGCCATCGAGATACCGACCGAGCGCCGTCAACGGGAAGACCAGGCGGTACAGGTGATAGTTGATGTAGAAGTCGCCGGGGAAGCCGGTGCCGGTGAACTGCGGCTCGTCCCACGTCCCGTCGGGACGCTGCGTCGCGACGAGCCAGCGGATGCCCCGCTCGGTCGCGGCGCCGCGCTCGCCGGCCGCCAGCAGCGCGAGCAGCGCCCACGCCGTCTGCGACGCGGTCGAGTCGCCCCGCCCGATCCACGACTTGTCCCGATAGGACCGAAGGTCCTCGCCCCACCCGCCGTCGGCGTTCTGGTGCTGCTCCAACCACTTCACGGCCCGCCGGATCGCCGGGTGCACGGTCGGGATGCCGGCGGCGATCAACGCCGGCACCACGGCCCCGGTGCCGTAGATGTGGTTCGCGCCCCACCGGCCGAACCACGAGCCGTCGGCCTCCTGGTTGTCCAGCAGCCACTTGATGCCCCGCCGGGCCGGCTGCAGCCCGGTGAGTCCTTCCGCCGCCAGCATTTCCACCACGTGCGCGGTGACGTCCGCCGACGGCGGATCGATGACGGCGCCGAAGTCGCAGAACGGCAGCTTCTCGGCCAGCCGCCGGGTGTTGTCGGCGTCGAACGCGCCCCAGCCGCCGTCCTTGGACTGCATGCCGATGGTCCACTCGACGGCCCGGCGCACCGCCGGCTCGTCGGCCGGCAGCATGCGCCGCAGCGCCAGCACGATCTCGGCGGTGTCGTCGACGTCCGGGTAGTTGTCGTTCTCGAACTCGAACGCCCAACCACCCGGCGGCAGCGAGGGCCGGCGCACGGCCCAGTCGCCGCGGACCGTGACCTCCTCGTTCAGCAGCCAGTTCCCGGCGCCCTTGAGCACCGGGTCGTCCGGCGGCATGCCGGCGTCCAACAACGCCGTGACCGCCAACGCCGTGTCCCACACCGGGGACTGGCACGCCTCCAACCGGCGGACTCCGTTCTCCTTGATGGTGAACGACTCCAGGCCGTCGAAGGCCTTGCGCAGCACCGGGTGGTCCAGCGGGTAGCCGCGCAGGTGCAGGGCCAGGATGGAATACACCCACGGCGGTTGGATGCCGCCCCACCCGCCGTCCGCCTCCTGCCGCTCCAGGATCCACTTGACGCCCTTGCGGATGGAGTACTCGCGCAGCGGTTTGACCGGCAGCTTCGCGTGCAGGTGCAGCACCTTGTCCAGGCGCTGGAAGAAGCCGGCCCAGCTCAGCGCCGGCTCGAACGGCTTGTCGGGGCGGCCGGTCCTCAGCTCCGCCACGGAGACGCCCATCGGCCGGGACGGCCGCATCGAGCCGACGATGGTCAGCGGCACCACGGTCTGCCGGGCCCAGCAGCCCCAGTCGTAGATGTTGAGCGGGAACCACTTGGGCAGCAGGATCATCTCCGGCGGCAGCACCGGCAGCCGGTCCCACGACCATTCGCCGACCATCGCCAGCCAGATGCGGGTGAACACCCGGCTGTTCTCGATGCCGCCGTTGTCCAGCACGAACTGCCGGGCCCTGACCATGTGGTCGGCGTCGGCGGGATCGCCGGCCAGCTTCAGCGCGGTGTACGCCTCGACCGTGGTGGACAGCTCGCCGGGACCGCCGTAGAAGGTGGCCCAGGTGCCGTCCTCGCGCTGCTGGGAGCGGATCCAGTTGGCGGTCTCCGCGGTGCCGACCGGCTCCCGGATACCGAGGAACTGCCGCATCAGCATGTCCTCGGCGTCCATCGTGACGTTCGTTTCCAGCTCGCCCTTCCACCAGCCGTCGCCGTCCTGCAGCGACACCAGGTGGTCGATGGCCTTCCGCCGGGCCAGGTCGATGACATCGTCGCTCACCGATCGCGCCTTCATTGATCCCTGTTGGCTACGAAGTGCGTGATCTGCCACAGAGCCTCCCGAATATCCGAGGGAGCGCCGACGGCGTCCAGACACTCGCCGGCGGCGCGCACCTGCCGGTCGGCCTCGGCCTCGGCCCAGGCCAGGCCGCCGGCCTGCTCGATGAGCCGGGCGAACTCGGGCAGCTCCTCGTCGTCGGGCGGGCCGTCGACCAGGTACCGCCGGGCGAGCTCGTCGCCGGCCGCGGTGCCGGACGTCAGTGCGGCGACGACCGGCAGGGACTTCTTGCGCACCTTCAGGTCCGCGAGCACCGCCTTGCCGGTCACCTCCGGCGCGCCCCAGATCCCGAGCAGGTCGTCCACCAGTTGGAACGCCAGCCCGAGGTGCATGCCGAAGTCGGCGAGCCGGTCGACCACCTCCGGCGAGGCGCCGGCCAGGATGGCGCCGATGGAGGCGGCGCAGCGCATCAGCGCGCTGGTCTTGCCGTTGGCCATGTCGATGCACTCGTGCAACGTCACGTCCCGGCGCCGCTCGAACTCCAGGTCCGCGCTCTGCCCGGCGATCAGGTCCTGCACCGCCAGCGTGACGCTGTCGGTGGCCGCCGGCGACGCGGCCGGCTGCAGCACCTCCACGGCCAGCGTGAGCAGCGCGTCGCCGGCCAGGATCGCCGCCGGCACACCGAACAGCTTCCACGCCGTCGGCCGGTGCCGGCGCTCCACATCGCCGTCCATGACGTCGTCGTGCAGCAGCGAGAAGTCGTGCACGAACTGCACGGCAACGGCGCCGGGAACGCCCTGCTCGGCGGTGCCGCCGGCGGCCTGGGCCGACAGCAGGGCCAGCGCAGGCCGCAAAGCCTTGCCGCCACTGCTGTTCGTGGGCTTGCCGTCCGGGTCGATCCAGCCGAGGTGGTAGCTCACCACGTGCCGCACGGACGGGTTGAGCGTGTCGACCGCGCGCCGCATCGCCGGCTGCACCAGGTCGGCCGCGGTGGTCACGGGACGGGGCAGCGTCGAGGTCATCGGGCCACCTCGCTCACCGGGGCGGGAAGCTGTTCCAGCAACAACCTTGCCGCGTTCTGTCCGCTGCGCACGGCGCCCTCCATAGTGTCTGGCCACCCCGTCGCGGTCCACGCGCCCGCCAGCACCAGACCGGGCGTGCCGGTCCGCTGCTGCGCACGCCGGCGGCCGCTGCCCGGCTGCTGCCGGAAGGTGGCCGTCCGCTCCTTGGTGACGAAAAAATCGGTGGGAACCTGCCCGGCGGCGCCGGGCAGCACCCGGCTGATCTCCGGCAGGAACAGCTCCCGCAGCTGCTGCACGGGCTGGTCGATCCAGTCGCCGGCGGCGGAGACCGACACGGCCAGGTACTGGCCCTGCGTCAGGCCCGACACCGCGGTCCGGTCGAACGCCCACTGCACCGGCGAGCCGACCACCGCGACGAAGGGCAGGTCGGTGACGCGCCGCGGGAAGACCACGTGCACGTTGAAGATCGGCGAGTGGCCCAGGTCCTCGGTGACGACATCGGGCAGCAGCTTGGCGGCGGCGTCGGCCGGAGTGGCCACTACCACCGCGTCCGCGGCCACCGTATCCTCGGCGGTCACGACCTCGAAACCGCTGCCGTCACGGCGGATCTCCTTCACCGCGGCGCGCAGCCGTACCTGTGTGCCGTGTGCACGCAGGTACGCCATGGCGGGTTCGCCGTGCAGCTCCGATAGCGGCACCGCCGGGACGCCGATGTCGCAGTTCTCGCTGCGGTCGAGCAGCCCGGTGCGGAACACCTTGGCCGCCAACGCCAGCGAGGCCTCGTCGGCGTCACAGTTCAACGCCGCCACCGTGATCAGGTTCCACAACGCGGCAATCGTCGCATCGTTCTGACCGTGCTCGCGCAGCCAATCACCGAGACTCTGCTCGTCGAGCCGGGGATCGGCCGGATCGAGCCGCCGCATGGCGGGCACCACCCGCGCGGCGCGCAGCCGGTCCGCCGGGGACAGCAGCTTGTACGTGGCCAGCGACCCGAGCAGGTGCAGCGGAGCCGGCAAAGCCGTGCGGGACAAGGAACCCAGCGTGCCGTCCACGCCCTGCACCGGGATGTGCATCCTCGGCTGCATGTCGATGTGGTGGGCGACGCCGATCCTGCGCAGGAAGTCCAGGTAGGCGGTGTAGCAGCGGAGCAGCACGTGCTGCCCGTTGTCGACGACGAGATCGCCGCGGGTGAAGGAGAAGGTCACGCCGCCGAGCCGGGCGCGTGCCTCCAGCAGGGTCACATTCAGGCCGCGGTCGGCCAGTTCGCAGGCGGCGGTGAGGCCGGCCAAGCCGCCGCCCACGACAACCACCCGCGCGGTCACGGCCGCGACCCGGCCAGCGATCGCGCCGCCACCAGGACCTTCTC includes these proteins:
- a CDS encoding tetratricopeptide repeat protein, which codes for MDSIARARTLLDLGRHEQAKEELAKAIADDPASTEAWCLLSQCEQKSGDLNGMLYAARQALASTPDSEWAHRLQALALHKLGRHDEAIHAAREAIRLAPHQWQQYVVLVTAMIPRLDQYYLEAAGAADRAVQLAPLYAETHLTRGMLAGARGNLPEAERNYREALRIDPENAAARNNLATIELRGNNLKAATAGFAAALAENPTLQVARDNIDIICRRVLRGARLAAQTVFIGAGFITIAYEGGPAFPATVAGLLAILWLVMVARLIGRLAKPVRAHLRSLIRNDRRYTPTVLSTMVFVGAALAAAWMPIYVVTVGILATIVYFVTDRLRRARTP
- the hpnH gene encoding adenosyl-hopene transferase HpnH, which encodes MNMPLHQSLRIAGYLLGQKLRRREKFPLIVELEPLFACNLKCAGCGKIQQPHDLLRQRMPVERAVNAIEECGAPMVSIAGGEPLMHPQIDEIVNELVKRKKYVFLCTNAVLLRKRIDKFDFKPSKYFAFAVHIDGLRERHDASVDKEGVFDEAVEAVKELQKRGFRVTTNTTFFNTDTPQTVIEVLDYLNDDLKVSEMMISPAYAYEKAPDQEHFLGVQETRELFRKAFADGRRKRWRLNHSPLFLDFLEGKVDFSCTAWGIPSYSLLGWQKPCYLMSDGYAKTYRELIEETDWDAYGRGKDPRCANCMAHCGYEPTAVLATLGSLKESLRAAVGR
- the shc gene encoding squalene--hopene cyclase, whose product is MSDDVIDLARRKAIDHLVSLQDGDGWWKGELETNVTMDAEDMLMRQFLGIREPVGTAETANWIRSQQREDGTWATFYGGPGELSTTVEAYTALKLAGDPADADHMVRARQFVLDNGGIENSRVFTRIWLAMVGEWSWDRLPVLPPEMILLPKWFPLNIYDWGCWARQTVVPLTIVGSMRPSRPMGVSVAELRTGRPDKPFEPALSWAGFFQRLDKVLHLHAKLPVKPLREYSIRKGVKWILERQEADGGWGGIQPPWVYSILALHLRGYPLDHPVLRKAFDGLESFTIKENGVRRLEACQSPVWDTALAVTALLDAGMPPDDPVLKGAGNWLLNEEVTVRGDWAVRRPSLPPGGWAFEFENDNYPDVDDTAEIVLALRRMLPADEPAVRRAVEWTIGMQSKDGGWGAFDADNTRRLAEKLPFCDFGAVIDPPSADVTAHVVEMLAAEGLTGLQPARRGIKWLLDNQEADGSWFGRWGANHIYGTGAVVPALIAAGIPTVHPAIRRAVKWLEQHQNADGGWGEDLRSYRDKSWIGRGDSTASQTAWALLALLAAGERGAATERGIRWLVATQRPDGTWDEPQFTGTGFPGDFYINYHLYRLVFPLTALGRYLDG
- a CDS encoding polyprenyl synthetase family protein — encoded protein: MTSTLPRPVTTAADLVQPAMRRAVDTLNPSVRHVVSYHLGWIDPDGKPTNSSGGKALRPALALLSAQAAGGTAEQGVPGAVAVQFVHDFSLLHDDVMDGDVERRHRPTAWKLFGVPAAILAGDALLTLAVEVLQPAASPAATDSVTLAVQDLIAGQSADLEFERRRDVTLHECIDMANGKTSALMRCAASIGAILAGASPEVVDRLADFGMHLGLAFQLVDDLLGIWGAPEVTGKAVLADLKVRKKSLPVVAALTSGTAAGDELARRYLVDGPPDDEELPEFARLIEQAGGLAWAEAEADRQVRAAGECLDAVGAPSDIREALWQITHFVANRDQ
- the hpnE gene encoding hydroxysqualene dehydroxylase HpnE, whose product is MTARVVVVGGGLAGLTAACELADRGLNVTLLEARARLGGVTFSFTRGDLVVDNGQHVLLRCYTAYLDFLRRIGVAHHIDMQPRMHIPVQGVDGTLGSLSRTALPAPLHLLGSLATYKLLSPADRLRAARVVPAMRRLDPADPRLDEQSLGDWLREHGQNDATIAALWNLITVAALNCDADEASLALAAKVFRTGLLDRSENCDIGVPAVPLSELHGEPAMAYLRAHGTQVRLRAAVKEIRRDGSGFEVVTAEDTVAADAVVVATPADAAAKLLPDVVTEDLGHSPIFNVHVVFPRRVTDLPFVAVVGSPVQWAFDRTAVSGLTQGQYLAVSVSAAGDWIDQPVQQLRELFLPEISRVLPGAAGQVPTDFFVTKERTATFRQQPGSGRRRAQQRTGTPGLVLAGAWTATGWPDTMEGAVRSGQNAARLLLEQLPAPVSEVAR